In Arthrobacter ramosus, one DNA window encodes the following:
- the cpaB gene encoding Flp pilus assembly protein CpaB — protein sequence MPATPNVSPDPMSAGPLSLPRDRLLAPVNRARTRRLQALPFRAGGHPGAPAGQSKHRSFGSWLNRNRRLVVALLLCVAAGIAVHQLTPASEQRATVLAAARDLPAGSTLTDSDLKPIEVLPDGVPAGALTSRAGYGGKQLASPLQKGQIPTDAQLLGPGLLTGTAPATAAVPLRMADPASIQLISPGQLVNVVLTAADGLEGPGKKSELLAAAVPVLWTSAQGGKASQWLGTNEADGLVVVAANPQQAEILAGASTRGKLFFVLVNPSDKRQIQTPAG from the coding sequence ATGCCAGCAACCCCGAACGTATCCCCGGACCCCATGTCAGCCGGACCCTTATCGCTTCCGCGCGATAGACTCCTCGCGCCGGTTAACAGGGCCCGCACCCGCCGTCTTCAGGCTCTCCCCTTCAGGGCTGGCGGGCACCCTGGCGCTCCCGCGGGACAGTCCAAGCACCGCAGCTTCGGCAGCTGGCTAAACCGCAACCGGCGCCTCGTGGTGGCACTCCTTCTATGCGTGGCCGCCGGGATTGCCGTCCATCAACTGACTCCAGCTTCGGAGCAGCGAGCCACGGTCCTGGCCGCCGCACGGGATCTTCCTGCCGGGTCCACTTTGACGGATTCCGACCTCAAACCAATCGAAGTCCTTCCTGATGGAGTTCCAGCCGGGGCACTCACCTCCAGGGCTGGATATGGCGGGAAGCAGCTTGCTTCGCCCCTGCAGAAGGGGCAGATCCCCACAGACGCCCAACTCCTGGGACCTGGCCTGCTGACTGGCACCGCACCCGCGACGGCGGCCGTTCCACTTCGCATGGCCGATCCCGCTTCAATCCAGCTCATCTCGCCGGGCCAGTTGGTCAACGTTGTGCTCACGGCAGCAGATGGACTTGAAGGGCCCGGCAAGAAATCCGAGCTCCTGGCAGCTGCGGTCCCGGTTTTGTGGACGTCCGCGCAAGGAGGCAAGGCCAGCCAATGGTTGGGCACGAACGAGGCGGACGGCCTTGTGGTTGTCGCTGCCAATCCGCAACAGGCCGAAATCCTCGCCGGCGCTTCGACACGCGGGAAACTCTTCTTTGTACTCGTCAATCCCTCTGACAAGCGGCAGATCCAGACCCCGGCCGGATAG
- a CDS encoding AAA family ATPase, translated as MPIWSKSSRATTEKKAAVSVGQSHEESSVELRKWLSGLKPVTGADTMLRFVKTPEGSIDLSNGHPSGLAQLLAGRRTRLSTLIRDRQQYLVAARAARNLRSKIFELGNDRGIDAGYLSCGTVVWTSAVGGKPQRVSAPVMLASISLTARPGEDDYELQLTEQAGINPALVRHLKTVHGIVFDVNAVSRMAYNTARIDPQPVLDRLATLVQPIHGAEVTPNLLITTLADLSGNLEDPWINENSSVVASLFEAANGGDVEPEPIKSGRFPNLDERDPAEESLLLDADADQQYVVDAVRAGDSLVVSTPPGSGQTQTAINAIGALVNEGKSVLVVGDRRASLNGLASHFEALGLESMLFRPGNGATPQQLKGQLVSAIIRNEKSLEPQLANLHKTLTEHRHALMDHVASLHNVRQRWGCSPYQAMQSLAELTSIQPAPATTVRLKRSVLDNIKDRAELAERLRRAAELGSFSRASTSSPWYGARLVTRKETEEAQQLASSAAEQLPQLRERMNQVAEHSEIRLGANFAEWGAQLELLIAVRESLDKFTPDIFDRPVHDLISATATSTWRRERGVEMPSMQRSRLRRVAKEYVRPGVHIADLHSSLALVQEQRALWAQYATTQRHPAVPSGLADLGASYRELDRDLRRLGDCLKHTAGGGDLHATRYEDLMARLERLVADTGTLETLPERTLLVENMREHGLAELLADLAEREVPAESVAAELDLAWWQSALEAMISGDDYLAMSDGDSLRRLEAEYRLADQAHIASGAARLRWKLAEMWRAGIAEHPRQSELLRNLIKDGRVTLSALSAQAPALVSRLVPVWSISPYLLTSLLPAEQKFDAVVILDAESTSLQAVLPAIARAQQVVAFGDAKIANARTFSVAVEPPMAGAASQDTVDSAFSALARVLPTWQLNWVYRAVDEDLVLQLSKNYYNGGLRRLPDGQSVTGLDRSVVVEYIPDGTGLPGADHEGVESVAAEVNRVVDLVFQHASLRPRTSLAVVTASLRHAARIGEAIRLQLPNYPLLSGFFNAGAESFRVVDLERAQGLVRDHIIFSLGFGRTPHGRALHSFGPLSVEGGRNKFALAMTRSRRSLHVLSCFRPEDLDLDRLAHGAVDFHELLDRELSGNSDLGTPATRAAASEQALGEDPLVADLGERLRARGARVWHHYDGALDIAAAADPVHTIGRDDSEMPTPVAIESDGTERYRRMSVRERSRLRPQLLEHLGWRYMSLWTIEVFTDPSSCADRIGSYLGLEKPVAPSYGAVHDGFLDIDVEQLELNSQAESAEAGPGGTQGPGSGPAIP; from the coding sequence ATGCCGATTTGGTCCAAGTCGTCTCGAGCTACAACAGAAAAGAAGGCAGCGGTGTCAGTAGGTCAAAGCCACGAAGAGAGCTCCGTAGAGCTCCGGAAATGGCTGTCGGGGCTCAAGCCCGTGACTGGCGCAGACACCATGCTGCGCTTCGTCAAGACGCCGGAAGGGTCGATAGACCTGAGCAACGGCCACCCCTCAGGCCTGGCACAGCTCCTGGCCGGGCGTCGCACCCGGCTTTCCACCCTGATCCGGGATCGCCAGCAGTATCTTGTTGCCGCGCGTGCCGCCAGGAACCTTCGCTCCAAGATTTTCGAACTGGGAAACGACCGGGGGATCGATGCCGGGTATCTGTCCTGCGGCACGGTCGTGTGGACGTCGGCGGTCGGAGGAAAACCCCAAAGAGTCTCCGCGCCCGTGATGTTGGCTTCCATCTCACTCACGGCGCGTCCGGGCGAAGATGACTACGAGCTGCAACTCACCGAGCAGGCGGGCATCAACCCCGCGTTGGTCCGGCATTTGAAGACCGTCCATGGAATTGTCTTTGACGTCAACGCCGTGAGCCGCATGGCCTACAACACCGCCCGCATTGATCCCCAACCGGTCCTTGACCGTCTGGCGACGCTGGTCCAACCGATCCACGGTGCCGAGGTAACCCCCAATCTCCTCATAACGACCTTGGCGGATCTCTCGGGGAATTTGGAAGACCCCTGGATCAACGAGAACAGCAGCGTCGTGGCCTCCCTGTTTGAGGCGGCCAACGGCGGCGACGTGGAGCCCGAACCCATCAAGTCCGGCCGGTTCCCGAACCTCGACGAGCGCGACCCCGCCGAAGAATCGCTCCTCCTGGATGCGGACGCGGATCAGCAGTACGTCGTGGATGCCGTGCGGGCGGGCGATTCGCTGGTGGTGAGCACCCCGCCAGGCAGCGGCCAGACCCAAACGGCCATCAACGCCATCGGTGCCCTCGTCAACGAGGGCAAGTCGGTGCTTGTGGTGGGTGACCGGCGGGCGAGCCTCAACGGTCTCGCAAGCCACTTTGAAGCCCTGGGCCTTGAATCGATGCTGTTCAGGCCGGGCAATGGTGCCACGCCCCAGCAGCTCAAAGGCCAGCTGGTCAGCGCGATCATCCGCAACGAAAAGTCGCTCGAGCCGCAACTCGCGAATCTCCACAAGACCCTGACCGAGCATCGCCATGCCCTCATGGACCATGTCGCGTCTTTGCACAATGTACGCCAGCGCTGGGGATGCTCGCCCTATCAGGCTATGCAGTCGCTCGCGGAGCTGACCTCGATCCAGCCTGCCCCCGCGACGACGGTGCGCTTGAAGCGCAGCGTGCTGGACAACATCAAAGACCGGGCTGAGCTGGCTGAAAGACTCCGACGCGCTGCCGAGCTTGGCAGCTTCAGCCGCGCATCGACGTCGAGCCCCTGGTACGGGGCGCGCCTGGTCACCCGCAAGGAAACCGAGGAAGCCCAGCAACTGGCCAGTAGTGCCGCCGAACAACTTCCCCAGCTGCGGGAACGGATGAACCAAGTGGCGGAGCACTCCGAAATCCGGCTTGGGGCGAACTTCGCCGAATGGGGCGCCCAGCTTGAGCTCTTGATAGCTGTACGGGAAAGCCTGGACAAATTCACCCCGGATATTTTTGACCGGCCGGTACACGATCTGATTTCCGCTACCGCTACGTCCACCTGGCGCCGTGAGCGGGGAGTCGAGATGCCCTCGATGCAGCGCTCCCGCCTGCGTCGCGTGGCAAAGGAATATGTCCGGCCCGGCGTCCACATTGCGGATCTGCACAGTTCCTTGGCGCTCGTTCAGGAACAGCGGGCATTGTGGGCCCAGTACGCGACCACACAGCGCCATCCGGCAGTGCCCTCCGGGCTCGCGGACCTCGGCGCCAGCTACCGCGAACTGGACCGGGATCTCCGCCGTCTGGGCGATTGCCTCAAACACACTGCCGGCGGCGGCGACCTCCACGCGACCCGTTACGAAGATCTCATGGCGCGTCTTGAGCGCCTCGTGGCCGACACGGGAACCCTGGAAACGCTCCCGGAGCGCACGCTTCTGGTCGAGAATATGCGCGAGCATGGACTCGCCGAGCTTCTTGCTGACTTGGCTGAACGCGAAGTGCCTGCCGAATCCGTCGCCGCGGAACTGGACCTGGCCTGGTGGCAGTCCGCCCTGGAAGCGATGATCAGCGGTGACGACTACCTCGCGATGTCCGACGGCGACTCCCTTCGCCGGCTCGAAGCGGAGTACCGCCTGGCGGACCAGGCGCACATCGCCAGCGGCGCCGCGCGGCTGCGGTGGAAACTCGCCGAAATGTGGCGGGCCGGAATCGCTGAACATCCCCGCCAATCGGAGCTCCTGCGGAACCTGATCAAGGATGGCCGCGTTACCCTCTCGGCGCTCAGCGCCCAGGCGCCTGCCCTTGTCTCCCGCTTGGTTCCCGTGTGGTCCATCAGTCCGTACCTGCTGACCAGCCTTTTGCCTGCAGAGCAGAAATTCGATGCGGTGGTGATTCTCGATGCCGAGAGCACATCCTTGCAGGCCGTGCTGCCGGCCATCGCCCGAGCCCAGCAAGTGGTTGCCTTCGGCGACGCCAAGATCGCCAATGCCCGCACCTTCAGCGTTGCCGTGGAGCCTCCCATGGCCGGTGCCGCGAGCCAAGACACAGTGGACAGTGCATTCAGTGCTTTGGCCCGGGTCCTGCCCACATGGCAGTTGAACTGGGTGTATCGAGCGGTAGACGAAGATCTCGTGCTTCAGCTGAGCAAGAACTACTACAACGGCGGCCTGCGTCGGCTGCCGGACGGCCAATCCGTAACGGGGCTGGACCGCTCGGTAGTAGTTGAGTACATCCCGGATGGCACCGGCCTGCCGGGGGCGGATCACGAAGGTGTTGAATCCGTCGCCGCCGAAGTGAACCGCGTGGTTGACCTGGTGTTTCAACACGCCAGTCTTAGGCCTCGGACCTCGCTCGCCGTTGTCACCGCAAGCCTGCGCCATGCCGCGAGGATCGGCGAAGCCATCAGGCTCCAGCTTCCTAACTACCCGCTGTTGTCGGGTTTCTTCAACGCCGGTGCGGAGTCCTTCCGCGTTGTGGATTTGGAGCGCGCGCAAGGACTGGTCCGCGACCACATCATCTTCTCCCTGGGCTTCGGGCGCACTCCGCATGGCCGGGCGCTGCACAGTTTCGGGCCCCTGTCCGTCGAAGGCGGGCGAAACAAATTTGCCTTGGCAATGACCCGCTCCCGGAGATCGCTGCACGTCCTGAGCTGCTTCCGTCCGGAGGACCTCGATCTGGACAGGTTGGCTCACGGCGCCGTTGATTTCCACGAACTCCTTGACCGTGAACTGTCCGGGAATTCGGATCTCGGGACGCCGGCCACCCGGGCTGCGGCCAGTGAGCAAGCGCTCGGTGAGGATCCGTTGGTGGCGGATCTGGGCGAGCGACTCCGTGCCCGTGGAGCCCGGGTGTGGCACCACTACGACGGAGCCTTGGACATCGCCGCGGCAGCCGATCCCGTGCACACCATAGGCCGTGATGACTCCGAAATGCCCACCCCGGTGGCCATTGAGTCGGATGGCACGGAACGATACCGCCGCATGAGCGTCAGGGAGCGCAGCAGGCTCCGGCCCCAGCTCCTGGAACACCTTGGCTGGCGTTATATGTCCTTGTGGACCATCGAAGTATTCACGGATCCCTCGTCGTGCGCTGACCGCATCGGGTCCTATCTGGGACTGGAGAAGCCGGTAGCACCCTCGTATGGTGCCGTCCACGATGGATTCCTGGACATCGATGTTGAACAATTGGAACTGAACAGTCAGGCGGAGTCCGCCGAGGCAGGGCCTGGCGGTACGCAAGGCCCTGGCTCGGGACCGGCGATCCCCTAA
- a CDS encoding SURF1 family protein, with translation MLKTALKPRWIAGLVFALLLSGVFVLLSQWQFGRSTQSDVPVDDPAVEQVKPLTGELQPGTFFPGSASDQMVSAKGSYDPAKQVLVEGRLLAGQKGYWVVTAFAVDGAPILHGVGASAKTWIPVARGWVADPAQAGPPPSGTIELTGRLLPSEAPVPNVDAGAGRASAVSVAELINTWEVSSYPGFVAATSEVSAGKTLALPAQLKPLNIPAQPPNQQINWLNLFYSVEWVVFAGFALYVWWRMVADDYRRTLEEDEEEPDDEFPSDDLPAITKPEQVKP, from the coding sequence GTGTTGAAAACCGCTCTGAAGCCCCGATGGATCGCAGGACTTGTCTTCGCGCTCCTGCTCTCCGGGGTGTTTGTGCTGCTCAGCCAGTGGCAGTTCGGCAGATCCACCCAGAGCGACGTCCCGGTTGACGACCCCGCGGTGGAGCAAGTCAAGCCGCTTACGGGGGAATTGCAGCCTGGAACGTTCTTCCCGGGTTCCGCGTCAGATCAAATGGTCAGCGCCAAGGGTAGTTACGACCCCGCCAAACAGGTCCTTGTGGAGGGCCGGTTGCTCGCCGGGCAAAAAGGGTACTGGGTAGTGACCGCGTTTGCTGTCGACGGGGCCCCCATCCTCCACGGCGTCGGCGCCTCCGCGAAGACCTGGATCCCCGTAGCCCGCGGCTGGGTCGCCGATCCCGCCCAAGCCGGGCCGCCGCCGTCGGGCACTATTGAACTGACCGGACGGCTCCTGCCGTCCGAGGCGCCGGTGCCAAACGTCGACGCCGGAGCGGGCCGCGCGTCTGCGGTTTCGGTCGCGGAACTCATCAACACGTGGGAAGTCTCAAGCTATCCCGGCTTCGTCGCCGCGACGTCGGAAGTATCGGCGGGCAAGACGCTCGCGCTTCCCGCGCAGCTGAAGCCTTTGAATATCCCGGCCCAGCCCCCCAACCAACAGATCAACTGGCTCAACCTTTTCTACTCCGTGGAATGGGTCGTCTTCGCAGGATTCGCCCTCTACGTCTGGTGGCGCATGGTGGCCGATGACTACCGGCGCACCCTCGAAGAAGACGAGGAAGAGCCCGACGACGAATTCCCGTCAGACGATTTGCCAGCAATTACCAAGCCAGAACAGGTAAAGCCATGA
- a CDS encoding 5-formyltetrahydrofolate cyclo-ligase, whose protein sequence is MTLKDDIRRDNRKRRLALTGQQRADAGTGIARHGLSWADAVAQGKPSTFAAYVGVAAEPPTMPLLTALHAAGHRILLPVCEPERRLSWVYWTPETAFVRSKYAPIDEPLGERFDSDVIKDATGIFLPATAVDEGGNRIGQGGGYYDRLLDKLDADGQRPPTVAVVYDHEVLPAGTIPAEPFDKAVAEALTPYRIVRLVPAD, encoded by the coding sequence ATGACTTTGAAAGACGATATCCGCCGGGACAACCGCAAGCGCCGGCTCGCCTTGACCGGACAACAGCGAGCTGACGCTGGAACGGGGATTGCCCGCCATGGCCTCTCGTGGGCGGATGCAGTTGCACAGGGGAAACCGTCGACTTTCGCGGCCTATGTCGGAGTGGCTGCCGAGCCGCCGACAATGCCCTTGCTTACGGCCCTACATGCCGCCGGGCACAGGATCCTCCTTCCCGTCTGTGAACCCGAACGGCGTCTGAGCTGGGTCTATTGGACACCGGAGACGGCCTTTGTCCGCTCGAAGTACGCCCCGATTGACGAGCCGTTGGGCGAACGATTCGACAGTGACGTCATCAAGGATGCGACGGGAATCTTCCTCCCGGCCACCGCCGTCGATGAAGGCGGAAACCGGATCGGCCAAGGGGGCGGTTACTACGACCGGCTCCTCGACAAGCTCGACGCCGACGGGCAGCGTCCGCCGACTGTCGCCGTTGTCTATGACCACGAAGTCCTGCCCGCGGGGACGATCCCGGCCGAACCGTTCGATAAGGCCGTCGCGGAGGCACTTACCCCATACAGGATCGTCCGACTGGTTCCGGCCGATTGA
- a CDS encoding PTS sugar transporter subunit IIA has product MAEPLDRYDAELTTPETVILEMEAVDKTDAAGQLAERLYAAGRITDLEGFLEHVNSREHQLATGLPGGIGLPHARSEFVSRVSIAVGVTKFGHSLDFGASDGPATLVLLIATPASSFSDHLEVLATLARSLSKESFRESLRRAHDPEVIAELINSSLVFFDH; this is encoded by the coding sequence TTGGCGGAACCACTGGACCGATATGATGCCGAACTGACGACGCCGGAGACCGTCATCCTGGAGATGGAAGCGGTCGACAAAACAGATGCCGCGGGGCAGCTCGCGGAAAGGCTCTACGCCGCCGGGCGCATCACGGACCTTGAGGGCTTCCTCGAACATGTCAACTCGCGCGAACACCAACTTGCTACCGGGCTGCCGGGCGGCATTGGCCTTCCGCATGCCCGCAGCGAGTTTGTCTCCCGGGTCTCGATCGCTGTCGGCGTCACGAAGTTCGGACACTCATTGGACTTCGGCGCCAGCGACGGACCGGCAACCCTGGTCCTGCTCATCGCTACGCCCGCCAGTTCATTCTCGGACCACTTGGAAGTCCTCGCGACCTTGGCCCGCTCGCTGTCCAAGGAATCCTTCAGGGAATCCCTCCGGCGCGCCCACGATCCGGAAGTGATCGCCGAACTGATCAACTCCAGCCTGGTGTTCTTCGACCACTGA
- a CDS encoding DUF3817 domain-containing protein: MIEPKPAIQPEQSGESAAKTSAAKKRRFGGTTAQIRSALKFYKVMAYLTGTMLLLLCAELVARYVFGVYLFAGGTNAITGQPFGFGFADAESKAVLGGVNVSVGVLIVHGWMYVLYLISDFRLWSLMRWPFTKLILLALGGVVPLMSFIVEKKFHSEVEMELAANPQASKRY, translated from the coding sequence ATGATTGAGCCCAAACCGGCCATCCAGCCCGAACAGTCCGGAGAGTCTGCCGCAAAGACAAGCGCGGCCAAGAAACGCCGCTTCGGTGGAACGACGGCCCAGATCCGCTCGGCCCTGAAGTTCTACAAAGTCATGGCCTACCTCACCGGCACCATGCTGCTGCTCCTGTGCGCTGAGCTCGTTGCGCGCTATGTGTTCGGCGTGTATCTCTTTGCCGGCGGTACCAACGCAATCACCGGTCAGCCGTTCGGTTTCGGATTCGCCGACGCTGAGTCCAAGGCCGTCCTGGGCGGGGTCAACGTCTCCGTGGGCGTCCTGATCGTCCATGGCTGGATGTACGTGCTGTACCTCATCTCGGACTTCCGCTTGTGGTCTCTCATGCGCTGGCCGTTCACGAAGCTCATCCTGCTCGCCTTGGGCGGCGTCGTCCCCCTCATGTCCTTCATTGTGGAGAAGAAGTTCCACTCGGAGGTAGAGATGGAACTCGCCGCGAATCCGCAGGCGTCCAAGCGCTACTGA
- the guaA gene encoding glutamine-hydrolyzing GMP synthase, whose translation MTTPTAPFSSEAQTSQKPVLVVDYGAQYAQLIARRVREANVYSEIVPHTFTTEQLLAKNPAAIILSGGPSSVYAEGAPKVGADLFEAGVPVFGICYGFQAMANALGGKVAQTGLREYGATEATTVGEARSILAGLPDSQNTWMSHGDSVHEAPEGFEVLATTAGAPVAAFANEEKHLYGVQWHPEVKHSVHGQQVLENFLFNGAGLKPNWTTGNILEEQVDRIRRQIGDSKVICGLSGGVDSAVAAALVQRAVGDQLTCVFVDHGLLREGEAEQVERDFVAATGVKLYVANEQERFLSALAGVSDPETKRKIIGREFIRAFEEAERAIIAEAASEGESIKFLVQGTLYPDVVESGGGEGAANIKSHHNVGGLPEDLQFELVEPLRALFKDEVRAVGAQLGLPQEIVGRQPFPGPGLGIRIVGDVNKERLDLLRKADAIARAELTAAGLDNDVWQMPVVLLADVRSVGVQGDGRTYGHPIVLRPVSSEDAMTADWSRLPYDLLARISNRITNEVDGVNRVVLDVTSKPPGTIEWE comes from the coding sequence GTGACTACTCCCACCGCACCCTTCAGTTCTGAAGCTCAGACTTCCCAGAAGCCGGTGCTGGTTGTTGACTACGGTGCCCAGTACGCGCAGCTGATTGCCCGCCGCGTCCGTGAAGCGAATGTGTACTCGGAAATTGTTCCGCACACGTTCACCACCGAGCAGCTTCTGGCCAAGAACCCGGCAGCGATCATCCTCTCCGGCGGACCTTCAAGCGTTTATGCCGAGGGTGCCCCGAAGGTTGGCGCGGACCTTTTCGAGGCCGGCGTCCCGGTCTTCGGTATTTGTTACGGTTTCCAGGCCATGGCGAACGCGCTCGGCGGCAAGGTCGCGCAGACCGGTTTGCGGGAGTACGGCGCAACCGAGGCCACCACCGTTGGCGAGGCGCGCTCCATCCTTGCGGGTCTTCCGGACTCCCAGAACACCTGGATGAGCCACGGAGACTCCGTTCATGAGGCTCCTGAAGGCTTCGAGGTCCTGGCGACCACCGCAGGCGCACCTGTGGCTGCTTTCGCGAACGAAGAGAAGCATCTCTACGGCGTGCAGTGGCATCCGGAAGTAAAGCACTCAGTCCACGGCCAGCAGGTTCTGGAGAACTTCCTGTTCAACGGAGCCGGCCTGAAGCCGAACTGGACCACCGGCAACATCCTTGAAGAGCAGGTGGACCGGATCCGCCGTCAGATCGGCGACTCCAAGGTCATCTGCGGCCTCTCCGGCGGCGTCGACTCGGCCGTTGCCGCAGCCCTCGTCCAGCGCGCCGTGGGCGATCAACTGACCTGTGTCTTCGTGGACCACGGCCTGCTGCGCGAAGGCGAAGCCGAACAGGTCGAGCGTGACTTCGTTGCCGCAACCGGCGTCAAACTCTATGTCGCCAACGAGCAGGAGCGATTCCTGTCCGCCCTGGCAGGGGTCAGCGATCCCGAGACCAAGCGTAAGATCATCGGCCGCGAGTTCATTCGTGCGTTTGAGGAAGCAGAGCGGGCCATCATCGCCGAGGCTGCGTCCGAAGGCGAGAGCATCAAGTTCCTCGTGCAGGGCACCCTGTACCCGGACGTCGTCGAATCCGGCGGCGGCGAAGGTGCCGCGAACATCAAGAGCCACCACAACGTGGGTGGCCTGCCCGAGGACCTGCAGTTCGAACTCGTTGAACCGCTCCGCGCCCTGTTCAAGGACGAGGTTCGTGCCGTGGGCGCGCAGCTCGGCTTGCCGCAGGAAATCGTCGGACGCCAGCCGTTCCCCGGGCCCGGCCTGGGTATCCGCATCGTCGGCGACGTGAATAAGGAACGGCTCGATCTCCTTCGCAAAGCGGACGCCATCGCGCGGGCCGAACTGACGGCGGCCGGACTCGACAATGACGTCTGGCAGATGCCTGTCGTACTGCTGGCCGACGTCCGCAGTGTTGGCGTGCAGGGCGACGGCCGCACCTACGGACACCCGATCGTGCTGCGTCCCGTTTCCTCAGAGGACGCCATGACTGCCGACTGGTCGAGGCTCCCGTATGACCTCCTCGCCAGGATCTCCAACAGGATCACCAACGAGGTTGACGGGGTCAACCGCGTGGTACTTGATGTCACCAGCAAGCCGCCGGGAACCATCGAGTGGGAATAG
- a CDS encoding glycerol-3-phosphate dehydrogenase/oxidase, whose product MSSVADGSQRDDAPTGALSPQARARSIEVLKGTTEPGKELDILIVGGGVVGAGAALDAVTRGLSVGIVEARDWASGTSSRSSKLIHGGLRYLEMLDFALVQEALQERGLLIQVIAPHLVRPVPFLYPLTRRFWERPYVGAGIFLYDTLGLTSGHSRGVPMHKHLFRRGTLRAAPSLKSDAFVGSIRYYDAQVDDARLVVNVVRTAARYGAHAVNRMRVVSFVREGERVVGAKVENQEDGSIIEVRAKQVVNATGVWTDETQAMVTDRGQLKVRASKGIHLVVPRDRFQSTVGLILRTEKSVLFVIPWGRHWIIGTTDTDWKLDKAHPAASTKDIDYVLEHVNRVLKRPLTREDVEGVYAGLRPLLAGESDSTAKLSREHVVAHPVPGLVVVAGGKFTTYRVMAKDAVDEATRAMDERVPASCTDTIPLLGAEGFKAAWNRRARTADEAGVHVARVEHLLNRYGSMTPEVLAIIKDNPAMADPLPGADDYLAAEVVYAATHEGARHVHDVLTRRTRISIESWDRGVSAVPVVAKLMGEILGWSDAQRESEIKHYLARVEAERLSQQQPDDESADAARMGVDDIVPLR is encoded by the coding sequence ATGAGCAGTGTTGCAGATGGTTCGCAAAGGGATGATGCACCAACGGGTGCATTGAGTCCCCAGGCGCGGGCCAGATCCATCGAAGTTCTCAAGGGCACCACCGAGCCTGGCAAGGAACTCGACATCCTGATTGTCGGGGGAGGCGTAGTCGGGGCCGGTGCGGCTTTGGACGCGGTGACCCGCGGTTTGTCCGTCGGCATTGTCGAGGCCCGGGACTGGGCTTCGGGCACGTCGTCAAGGTCCTCGAAGCTGATTCACGGCGGGTTGCGTTACTTGGAAATGCTGGACTTCGCGCTGGTCCAGGAAGCTCTCCAGGAACGCGGATTGCTGATCCAAGTGATCGCACCTCACCTTGTCCGGCCGGTTCCGTTCCTGTACCCGCTGACCCGGCGTTTTTGGGAGCGGCCCTACGTTGGTGCCGGGATCTTCCTCTACGACACTCTTGGCCTCACCTCCGGCCACAGCCGCGGCGTGCCCATGCACAAACACCTCTTCCGGCGCGGAACACTGAGGGCCGCACCCAGCCTCAAGAGCGATGCCTTCGTCGGCTCCATCCGCTATTACGATGCACAGGTCGACGACGCCAGGCTGGTGGTCAATGTCGTCCGCACTGCCGCGCGTTACGGTGCGCATGCCGTGAACAGGATGCGCGTGGTGTCGTTCGTGCGCGAAGGCGAACGCGTGGTGGGCGCCAAGGTGGAAAACCAGGAAGACGGCAGCATCATCGAAGTCCGCGCCAAGCAAGTGGTCAATGCCACGGGAGTCTGGACGGACGAGACCCAGGCCATGGTGACGGATCGTGGCCAGCTCAAGGTCCGGGCCTCCAAAGGCATACACCTTGTGGTCCCGCGCGACCGCTTCCAGTCCACGGTGGGATTGATCCTGAGGACCGAAAAATCCGTGCTGTTCGTCATCCCCTGGGGGCGGCACTGGATCATCGGCACAACGGACACCGACTGGAAACTCGACAAGGCGCACCCTGCCGCGTCCACGAAGGACATCGACTATGTTCTTGAACACGTCAATCGTGTCTTGAAGCGTCCCCTGACCCGTGAGGATGTTGAGGGCGTGTACGCGGGCCTGCGTCCGCTGCTGGCGGGGGAGAGCGACTCCACGGCCAAACTTTCACGCGAACACGTGGTGGCGCACCCCGTTCCAGGCCTGGTGGTGGTTGCCGGCGGAAAGTTCACCACGTACCGGGTCATGGCGAAGGACGCGGTGGACGAAGCGACCCGGGCCATGGACGAGCGCGTACCAGCGAGCTGCACCGACACCATCCCGCTCCTGGGCGCTGAGGGGTTCAAAGCTGCATGGAACCGGCGGGCAAGAACCGCAGATGAGGCCGGGGTCCACGTCGCAAGGGTGGAACATTTGCTCAACCGCTATGGCTCCATGACCCCGGAAGTCCTGGCGATCATCAAGGACAACCCGGCCATGGCCGATCCGCTGCCGGGGGCAGACGACTATTTGGCAGCAGAGGTCGTCTATGCCGCGACTCATGAGGGTGCCCGGCATGTCCATGATGTCCTGACCCGACGCACCCGCATCTCGATCGAGTCGTGGGACAGAGGTGTTTCCGCGGTCCCCGTTGTCGCTAAGCTGATGGGAGAAATTCTTGGCTGGAGCGACGCGCAGCGGGAAAGCGAAATCAAGCACTACCTGGCCCGGGTGGAAGCTGAACGGCTCAGCCAACAGCAGCCCGACGACGAATCGGCCGATGCTGCGCGCATGGGTGTCGATGACATCGTCCCCCTCCGCTAA
- a CDS encoding FmdB family zinc ribbon protein: MPTYAYACKDCGHAFDIVQAFTDSSLSDCPECQGSLRKKFNSVGVVFKGSGFYRTDSRDSKGSTVSAAAAAPAASPAPASVPAAAAS, translated from the coding sequence GTGCCCACATATGCCTATGCCTGCAAAGACTGCGGACATGCCTTTGACATCGTCCAGGCTTTCACGGACAGCTCCCTGTCCGACTGCCCTGAATGCCAAGGGTCGTTGCGCAAGAAGTTCAACAGCGTGGGCGTCGTCTTCAAGGGATCGGGCTTCTACCGCACCGACTCCCGGGACTCCAAGGGAAGCACCGTTTCGGCCGCTGCCGCGGCACCAGCTGCGTCTCCGGCCCCAGCGTCGGTTCCGGCGGCTGCTGCGAGCTGA